Part of the Streptomyces sp. NBC_01460 genome, CGGGCCGCCGCGAACAAGTCGCAGAGCGTGCTGGTCTTCGCCGCGCCCGCGGGTTCCATCGGCCAGCAGCCGCGCGAGGACCTGCTCCGCGACGCGCTGGACAAGGCCGCCGTCAACGGCCTGCTGGTCGCCGCGACGATGCCGCTGGCCGGGACCTGAGCGTGTCCGGGCAGCCCTCCCCTGCCCGCCGAACAGCGTTTTCTCCGTCCGGCCCGCATCCGACGGGCGGTGAGGTCGTTGGCACCTACGTGCACTCATATGACCCTTCTCGCCATCAGCAGACCCCGATTCCGGCCATGCGCCCGTCGCAGGAGCCCTCGGGCGGCAAGTCCCCCACCCCGATCTACGACGCCCTGTACTCCGAGTACAGGCGATCGTTCCGGGCGCTTCCCGGGGACCGCACGGGTGAGGAGAATCTCGGCTTCAGAACGTTCGGCATCGGGATGTTCGGCAGCCGTGCACCACTGAGCGGCCGTACGGCGGCGAACGCCCAGGGAAGCCACAGCGCGGGCGGGAGCAACCCGGGTTCCTGGCAGCGGGTCGGACGCCACGCCGGGCGCGCCCGGCCCGCGGCGCTGCCGCCCGGGTCCACGGACGCCTGACGCCACGGCCGTCCGACGGCACGACGAAGCCCCTGACCATCCGTTTCCGCGGCGGATGATCAGGGGCTTCGTCGTGGCGCTACCTCACTTCTTGCGGCCGCGCTTCTCGCGCACCCGCACCGAGATGTGCAGCGGCGTGCCCTCGAAGCCGAACTCCTCGCGCAGACGGCGTTCCACGAAGCGGCGGTAGCCGTGCTCCAGGAAGCCGGACGAGAAGAGCACGAACCGGGGCGGCTTGGTGCCCGCCTGGGTGCCGAAGAGGATGCGGGGCTGCTTGCCGCCGCGCACCGGGTGCGGGTGGGAGGCGACGATCTCACCGAGGAAGGCGTTCAGCCTGCCGGTGGGGACACGGGTCTCCCAGCCCTCGATCGCGGTCTCGATCGCCGGGACCAGCTTCTCCATGTGGCGGCCCGTGACGGCCGAGACGTTGACGCGGGGCGCCCAGGCGACCTGCGCGAGCTCCGTCTCGATCTCGCGCTCCAGGTAGTAGCGGCGCTCCTCGTCGAGGGTGTCCCACTTGTTGAAGGCGAGCACGATCGCGCGGCCGGCCTCCACCGCCATGGTGACGATCCGCTGGTCCTGGACGCTGATGGACTCGCTCGAGTCGATCAGGATGACGGCGACCTCGGCCTTCTCCACGGCGGCCGCGGTGCGCAGCGAGGCGTAGTAGTCCGCGCCCTCCTGGAGGTGGACCTTGCGGCGGATGCCGGCCGTGTCGATGAACTTCCAGGTGATGCCGCCGAGCTCGATCAGCTCGTCGACCGGGTCGCGCGTGGTGCCGGCGAGCGAGTTGACGACGACGCGGTCCTCGTTGGCCACCTTGTTGAGGAGCGAGGACTTGCCGACGTTGGGACGGCCGATGAGCGCGATGCGGCGCGGGCCGCCGAGCGCGGCGCCGAAGGACTGGGCCGGGGCCTCGGGCAGGGCCTCCAGGACGGCGTCCAGCATGTCGCCGGTGCCTCGGCCGTGTAGGGAGGAGACCGGGTGCGGCTCGCCGAGGCCCAGCGACCAGAGCGCGGTGGCGTCGGCCTCGCCGCTCTGTCCGTCGACCTTGTTGGCGCAGAGGACCACGGGCTTGCCGGCGCGGCGCAGCAGCTTCACGACGGCCTCGTCGGTGTCGGTGGCGCCGACGGTGGCGTCGACCACGAAGACGACCGCGTCGGCCGTCTCGATGGCGTACTCGGCCTGGGCGGCGACGGAGGCGTCGAGGCCCAGTACGTCCTGCTCCCAGCCACCGGTGTCGACGACCTTGAAGCGGCGGCCGGCCCACTCGGCCTCGTAGCTGACGCGGTCACGGGTGACACCGGGCTTGTCCTGGACGACGGCCTCGCGGCGGCCGATGATCCGGTTCACCAGGGTCGACTTGCCGACGTTCGGGCGGCCGACGACGGCGAGCGCGGGAAGCGGCCCGTGACCGGCCTCACCGATCGCGCCCTCGACGTCCTCGGGGTCGAACCCCTCCTGCGCGGCGAGCTCCATGAACTCCGCGTACTCGGCATCGCCAAGTGCTCCGTGCTCGTGGTCCGAGCCGCCGGAGTGAATCTGGTCGTTCATGAAGTCCGTTCCTCTTTGCATCATCATCGATGGGCCACGATCGCGCGGCCCACTACTCAAGTCTTAACAGGGCGCCCGGTGAGGCGCCTGGCGTTTTCCAGGTGTGCGGTCAGCTCGGCCTGGATCCGCAGTGTCGCCTCGTCCAGCGCCTTCCTGGTGCGCCGCCCGCTGCCGTCACCGGCCTGGAAGGCGTCACCGAAGACGACGTCGACCCGGCTGCGCAGCGGAGGCAGCGCCCGTACCAACCGTCCACGGCGCTCCGTGCTTCCCAGGACCGCGACGGGGACGATGGGCGCCCCGCCGCGCACCGCGAAGTACGCGAGCCCCGCACGCAGGGAGGCGAAGTCGCCTTCGCCCCTGGTGCCCTCGGGGAAGATCCCGAGGACGCCGCCGTCGTCCAGCACGCCGAGTGCCTGCGTGATGGCGGTGCGGTCGACGGTCGTGCGGTCCACCTTCAGCTGACCGATTCCGCGCAGGAACGGGTCGAGGGGGCCGACGAACGCCTCCTTCTTGATCAGGAAGTGGACGGGCCGGGGCGCGGTGCCCATCAGCATCGGTCCGTCGAGATTGTGCGCGTGGTTCACCGCGAGTATGACGGGTCCCGTGGTGGGGACCCGCCACGCGCCGAGCACGCGGGGCCTGAAGAGCCCGTACATGAGCCCGATGCCGATCCCGCGCCCGACGGCCGCACCGCGCAACGTCGGCGCGGCAGTGGCTTCGGTCACTTCGCGGCCTGCTTCTCCCCGACGAGGGTGACGACGCACTCGATGACCTGCGTGAGGGTCAGGTCGGTGGTGTCCACCT contains:
- the der gene encoding ribosome biogenesis GTPase Der: MNDQIHSGGSDHEHGALGDAEYAEFMELAAQEGFDPEDVEGAIGEAGHGPLPALAVVGRPNVGKSTLVNRIIGRREAVVQDKPGVTRDRVSYEAEWAGRRFKVVDTGGWEQDVLGLDASVAAQAEYAIETADAVVFVVDATVGATDTDEAVVKLLRRAGKPVVLCANKVDGQSGEADATALWSLGLGEPHPVSSLHGRGTGDMLDAVLEALPEAPAQSFGAALGGPRRIALIGRPNVGKSSLLNKVANEDRVVVNSLAGTTRDPVDELIELGGITWKFIDTAGIRRKVHLQEGADYYASLRTAAAVEKAEVAVILIDSSESISVQDQRIVTMAVEAGRAIVLAFNKWDTLDEERRYYLEREIETELAQVAWAPRVNVSAVTGRHMEKLVPAIETAIEGWETRVPTGRLNAFLGEIVASHPHPVRGGKQPRILFGTQAGTKPPRFVLFSSGFLEHGYRRFVERRLREEFGFEGTPLHISVRVREKRGRKK
- a CDS encoding lysophospholipid acyltransferase family protein, producing MTEATAAPTLRGAAVGRGIGIGLMYGLFRPRVLGAWRVPTTGPVILAVNHAHNLDGPMLMGTAPRPVHFLIKKEAFVGPLDPFLRGIGQLKVDRTTVDRTAITQALGVLDDGGVLGIFPEGTRGEGDFASLRAGLAYFAVRGGAPIVPVAVLGSTERRGRLVRALPPLRSRVDVVFGDAFQAGDGSGRRTRKALDEATLRIQAELTAHLENARRLTGRPVKT